The genome window GCAGTTGCAGCAAGAAATACTTTAAATACAGAACCGGGCGGATATTGCTCACTTATGGCACGATTTGTCATTCGATTAGGTTGGTTGTTCTGTAAAAGTTCCAATCTTTCAGCATCTTTCCCTTTAGTAACAAATATATTCGGGTCATAATTAGGACTACTTGCCATTGCCAAAACGGCTCCTGTGTCTGCGTCTAAAACAACTATGGACCCCGGTTGACTTGCCAGCAAATCCTCGCAGAGTTTTTGCAGTTCAATATCCAAAGTTAAGACGAGGTTTTTACCCGGCGTTGGTAGTTGACGAAGCCCTGTCTCTTCAGTTAATAAGTGCCCTCGTGTATCTTTTCGAACAAGAAGCAGATTTCCATAGCGGTCTGTGCGTAATTGAGGTCTCCCGGATGCATATTTTGTAACGGTCATATATCCGTCAATTCCTTTGAGAATATTTTCATAATACCGCTCAATTCCAGTCCTTCCAATAAAATCACCAGGAAAATACTTTCCTTCATATAGAACCAGTTCATCACTATTTGTTTCATTTATATACCCGATAATCTGCCCCGCTGTATTTCCTAATGGGTATCTTCTTTGAGGTTGAACGGTAACATATACCCCAGGAAGTTGAAAATTATTTTCCTCAATCCGTATCCAATCAGAACGAGATATATCTCTTTTGAGTGTTATTTGCGTAAAAGGTTCTGTTTTAAAATTTTCAACTTGTTCTAAAACCCAGAAAGAAGGAACATTAATAAGTTTTTCTAAAGTTTCTGCAACACTTTTATATCGGTTTGACGGACAATCTCCGGGAACAAATATCACATCTGCTGAAGGGCGATTATCTGCCAAAATGGTTCCATCTTTTGTAAGTATTTTCCCACGGTCGGCTTTCATTCGTTGAGGCCAGATACGATTATTTTCTGCCTTTTCTCGATAAAGTTCCGCATCTCGCACCTGTATCGTCCACAAACGGAATATGAGAATTGCCATACTAAAAATTACAAGGAATATGACCAATGAGAAACGGTAAAAAAAATTCTTTTGTGTCGTATGGTTCCTATTCATATTATTTCCCCGGAGAATATGCTGAGAAAAAATCTGTAAATCGGAAAATCTGTTGTAATAACCAGAAAACAAAAGGAGTCATTAATGCACTATAAAAAGCAGATGGCACTGTGTTTATAAAAATTACATAAGTAAAATTTGTATAAGGGTCCTGAAGATATACAATTATATTAAATAAGATACCATGTAAAATAGCACCACCAAAAACCAATGCCGATTTAATAGCCGGATGTTCACTGATTAACCGCCCGGATAATTTACCAAAAATAAAACCTGTAATCACAAGACAGAGGATATGATGCCCCAGTGGGGTGTTACTTGCAATGTCCTGATATATCCCGGCAAATAAACCTGTAAACATAGCCCGCTCTTCACCATAGAATAAAGCAAAATAAATTACCATAATCAATCCGAGGTCAGGAGTTACCCCCTGAACCCTTAATATATCCGGCCAGCCGGTTTGCAATACAGAGAGAATTAGAACAATTATTATCCAGATAATATGATTAATGTTCATGGATTAAGACTCTTATTAGGGTGCTAACAATTCCTGTATTGGGGTTTGGGATTCTGTTTTCTCATTATCTATTTTCCCTTCATTTATATGGGCATTATCATAATCCGCAATATTCAATGGGTCTATTTTGTCGAGTATAATAAAAACACAATCCAGTTTATATGGGTCTACTATGAGGGTTATATCGGCACTTTTCCATAGTGTTCCCGATTCATGAATTGCCTGAATAATCCCGATAGGCAATCCCGGTGGAAAGGTGCTTTCCGAACTGGTGACTACATAATCTCCAACACGAACTTTGTCATATATATCAATATAATTCATGGTGCAAATTTTGCGTAAATCCCCAGAGGGATAAATGACACCATCATAAGGGTGTAATCTTTCGCGTTGTATCATGGCTCCAATTCGGCATTCACGATGATGTAATGTTGCAACGACGGACGAAAATAGAGAAGTTTCTATTATAATTCCCACAACACCTTCCGGGACCACTACAGGTTGAGAAATAGAAATGCCATCACGGGAACCGCGGTCTATTCGCAAGGCTCCTTGATAAGTCTCTAAAACATTTGCCTGCAATAATTTTAAGGACTTCCATTCCTCCGGAAGAGTTGCCATTTTTAGTTTCTTCTCCAATTGATAATTTTTTTCCCCTTTCTCAATAAGGGCTAATCGTAATCGAAGGATGTCCTCTTTCAATGTTTTATTTTCATTTTTCAAATAATCGGTTTCAAAGAAAACAGTCACAATATAATCTAAAAATTTTCCCGTTTGTGCTTTTAAGCTTATTAGAGGATGGGTTGTTAAATAAATTCCTTGTTTAAGGAAATTACGGATAGGAGTTGAGGGTGTTTCTGTAAGGAGAGAGATAATACATAATAAGCATATTACCACAAAAATAATGGTTGACCGATATGCTTTTGATGTATCTAATGTATTCATTTTTTTATTAGATTTTAATATATATTAAAACTTTTTACCCTCTTCTCACTTCATACAATTATGTTACAAGAACAAGTTGAACAAAATTAAAGTTTTTCTTCGGGGTAGTTTTTCAATTCTTCGAGGAATTTTCCTCCACCAAGCACGACTGCTGAGAGAGGGTCTTCTGCAATAGATACATGAAGCCCTGTTTCTTTAGAAAGCAATTGGTCTAATCCTCTAAGGAGAGCACCACCTCCGGCGAGGATAACGCCACGGTCCACAATATCTGCTGACAATTCAGGGGGAGTTCGTTCAAGTGTATAACGAACGGCTTCTATAATCTGGCTGACAGGGTCTTTTAAAGACTCCCGAATCTCTTCCGATGTGATTGTAATAATTCGAGGCAATCCCAATACCTGGTCTCTTCCTTTTACTTGCAATTCAAGTTCTTGTTTCAAAGGAAAAGCCGAACCGATAGCTATTTTTATTTCTTCTGCAGTTCGTTCCCCAATCATCATATTATACGAACGTTTCATGTGATTAATAATAGCCTGGTCCATTTCATCACCCGCTGTGCGGACAGATTTCGAAAAGACAATACCCCCTAAAGAAATTACGGCTAC of Candidatus Hydrogenedens sp. contains these proteins:
- the mrdA gene encoding penicillin-binding protein 2, coding for MNRNHTTQKNFFYRFSLVIFLVIFSMAILIFRLWTIQVRDAELYREKAENNRIWPQRMKADRGKILTKDGTILADNRPSADVIFVPGDCPSNRYKSVAETLEKLINVPSFWVLEQVENFKTEPFTQITLKRDISRSDWIRIEENNFQLPGVYVTVQPQRRYPLGNTAGQIIGYINETNSDELVLYEGKYFPGDFIGRTGIERYYENILKGIDGYMTVTKYASGRPQLRTDRYGNLLLVRKDTRGHLLTEETGLRQLPTPGKNLVLTLDIELQKLCEDLLASQPGSIVVLDADTGAVLAMASSPNYDPNIFVTKGKDAERLELLQNNQPNRMTNRAISEQYPPGSVFKVFLAATALEKGVITPKTTFFCPGSFKIGGTGREWKCWQKYGHGSVTVREALAYSCDVFFYNVGLKLGIDAISEYCHKIGLGEKTGIDLPGEVSGLIPDRAWKAKINAQKPIWEQKWYPGDTVNLSIGQGSCATTPLQNAVLMATIINGGHRIYPHLNADFVPPQPEEQIYSKKTLEIVIDGMRLCVESIGEARAGTGKLAKVDGITVIGKTGSAQIMSLEHHKKYKSEEEIPWEMKDHAWFIAGVTDKKPKIALCILVEHGHHGSSAAAPLAQKVIHFFYNREIKQDVQLIAQESTEGVQH
- the mreD gene encoding rod shape-determining protein MreD, coding for MNINHIIWIIIVLILSVLQTGWPDILRVQGVTPDLGLIMVIYFALFYGEERAMFTGLFAGIYQDIASNTPLGHHILCLVITGFIFGKLSGRLISEHPAIKSALVFGGAILHGILFNIIVYLQDPYTNFTYVIFINTVPSAFYSALMTPFVFWLLQQIFRFTDFFSAYSPGK
- the mreC gene encoding rod shape-determining protein MreC, whose amino-acid sequence is MNTLDTSKAYRSTIIFVVICLLCIISLLTETPSTPIRNFLKQGIYLTTHPLISLKAQTGKFLDYIVTVFFETDYLKNENKTLKEDILRLRLALIEKGEKNYQLEKKLKMATLPEEWKSLKLLQANVLETYQGALRIDRGSRDGISISQPVVVPEGVVGIIIETSLFSSVVATLHHRECRIGAMIQRERLHPYDGVIYPSGDLRKICTMNYIDIYDKVRVGDYVVTSSESTFPPGLPIGIIQAIHESGTLWKSADITLIVDPYKLDCVFIILDKIDPLNIADYDNAHINEGKIDNEKTESQTPIQELLAP
- a CDS encoding rod shape-determining protein, whose protein sequence is MVRQIPWLFSHDMAIDLGTANTLVYVKGQGIVLSEPSVVAINKDTGRVRAVGNEAKNMIGRTPGNIVAIRPMKDGVIADFETTQQMLRYFIQKVHNRRRLIWPRVAVGVPSGITAVERRAVTESAMQAGAKKVYIIEEPMAAAIGAGLPVHEPQGSMIVDIGGGTTEVAVISLGGIVFSKSVRTAGDEMDQAIINHMKRSYNMMIGERTAEEIKIAIGSAFPLKQELELQVKGRDQVLGLPRIITITSEEIRESLKDPVSQIIEAVRYTLERTPPELSADIVDRGVILAGGGALLRGLDQLLSKETGLHVSIAEDPLSAVVLGGGKFLEELKNYPEEKL